GAGTGGGAGATCACGGCGTTCGACAACTTCTATCTCGGCGACGTTCGCCAGGTCGGCGACGTCGCGGTCGAACACCTCGACGTCCGCGACCGCGACCGGCTCGAAGACGCACTCGCCGGTGCGGACATCGTGATGCATCTCGCCGCACTCAGCGGCGTCGACGACTGTGCGGACCATCCGGATCTCGCCTACGAGGTCAACGTGCAGGGGACCGAGAACGTGGCGTGGTTCTGCCGAAAACACGAGACGGGACTGATCTTCCCGTTCAGCATGGGCGTCATCGGCGATCCCCAGAAGTTCCCGATCACGGTCGACCATCCCCGGGACCCGCTCAACTGGTACGGCCGCACCAAGCTCCTGAACGAGCGCGCGATCGAGACCTTTTCGGAGGGAGCGTTCCCGGCCCACCAGTTCATGATCGCCAACCTCTACGGCGATCACACGATCGACGGCGAGCGGGTCTCGAAGGGCACGGTGACGAACTTCTTCCTCGATCGCGCGCTCGCGGGCGAGACGCTCACCGTGTACGAGCCGGGCACCCAATCGCGCAACTACGTCCACGTCGAGGACGTCGCGCGGGCCTACGTCGACAGCGCCGAGAAAATGATCGGCCAGCTCGACCGCGGCGACACCGGCGTCGAGAAGTACGAACTCGCGAGCGACGAGGACCCCAGCGTCGAGGAGCTCGCCGAGCTAGTCGCCGACGTTGCGGCCGACGAGCGCGACATCGACGCCGATGTCGAAATTATTCCGAATCCGCGGTCGGGCGAGACACTCGTGGACTCGTTCCCGGTCGACACGTCACGCACGGAAGCGGCTCTGGG
The sequence above is a segment of the Halococcus salifodinae DSM 8989 genome. Coding sequences within it:
- a CDS encoding NAD-dependent epimerase/dehydratase family protein, which produces MSESRDAEAGSESEDGTTTVAVTGAAGYIGSCVVKQLQAAHSEWEITAFDNFYLGDVRQVGDVAVEHLDVRDRDRLEDALAGADIVMHLAALSGVDDCADHPDLAYEVNVQGTENVAWFCRKHETGLIFPFSMGVIGDPQKFPITVDHPRDPLNWYGRTKLLNERAIETFSEGAFPAHQFMIANLYGDHTIDGERVSKGTVTNFFLDRALAGETLTVYEPGTQSRNYVHVEDVARAYVDSAEKMIGQLDRGDTGVEKYELASDEDPSVEELAELVADVAADERDIDADVEIIPNPRSGETLVDSFPVDTSRTEAALGWSAEHTVEETIRDRLRTA